The uncultured Dysgonomonas sp. genome contains the following window.
TGACCAAGAAGCCATCAACCTTAAATAGGGATAAATATAAAATAATGAGGCAGCGTAACTGGGAATGCGACATAACCCCGCTTTCCAACGACCTCCGGTTTTCTCCCAAATACAATTTAAAGAAAGGGTTGGAAGAATCCATAAAATGGTATAAAGAAAACGGCTGGTTATAAGCTGGTTGCAAAATGACACAGGAACAGGATGTTGCACAGCGATAATTAAGTTTAAATTTGACTATATGATACTTATTGTGTATATTTAAAGAATTCTTTGGAGGGAGAACCGATAGTATTTAATTCTTTAAACCTTTAAATAGTAGATATATGTCATTATTTAATTTAAAAGGAAGAGTTGCTGTGATAACAGGAGCATCTTCTGGTTTGGGAAAAAGATTTGCCTGTGCTCTGGCTGAGCAAGGCGCAAATGTGGCAATAATTGCCCGGAGGATTGAACGTCTGGAAGAGAATGCAAAGGAACTGGAAAGATTAGGAGTGGAATGCCTCCCTATCCAATGTGATGCTACCCAAGAGAAAGAAGTAATATCATCCATAAACCAAGCTATCCGGCATTTTGGTAAAATAGATATACTGGTGAACAATGCCGGTATTGCACTTGGAGGTAAAGCTGAGGATGTATCAGGTGAAGACTTTAAGAAAGTGATGGATGTAAATGTCAACGGAGTATTCTATTTTGCGCGCGAAGCAGGTAAGAATATGATAGACAATAAATATGGACGTATAATCAATGTGTCGTCCATGTATGGGAAGGTAGGCAACAAGTTTAGCGCATGCCTTAGTTACCACACATCGAAAGGAGCTGTAGAGAACTTCTCAAGAGCCTTGGCTGCGGAATGGGCAAAGTATAATATCACTGTGAATAATCTGGCTCCGGGCTTCTTCGACTCTGAAATGACAGGAGGATTTATCCATAACGATCATTTTGTGAATTTTGTGAAAAACAGCACTTGTATGGAACGTACAGGCAGAACTGAAGAACTGGATAGTGCCCTGCTATTTTTAGCTGCCGATGAATCAAGTTATATTACCGGACAATCCATTTTCGTAGATGGTGGCTGGACGGCAATCTAAAGCATGAGTCGGATATTGGTAAATTTAATATATATTCGTTTTGTAAGTGGTCGGCTAATAGAAGCTGACCACTTGGTGTTTATTGGTATTTCGTTTACTAATAAATATTTCGAAAAGAAGGATAAATTGACAATATTGAGAGCTGGTACTCCGTTATATATAGATAAATCCATTGGAATATGATTACATACCAATTATCAACTAATGGGCTTTGATAACTCTCTGTCCGAAGTATTTGGTTATCTTTGCACATAAATAAAATTTATAGAAATAAATAATACTTTTCTTTTAATGAAAAAAATCACATTAATCCTAGCTATTCTGACAGTGGTATTAGCTTCTTGTCAGGATAAGAATGCGTATACTATTGAGGGTAATTTCACTGAAAATACATTTGATGGTAAAATGATCTATCTTCAAAAGATAGATAGCATGAGAGCCGAATCATCTTCAGTGATAGATTCAGTAGTATTGAAAGACGGGAAATTCAAGTTCAAAGGAACTACGGATGGTGATCCTATTATGGGTTTTATCTCTGTAGGTAAACTGGAGTCGCCTGAGGCTGAATCTCCGGTAGGAACGCTTATTCTGGAGCCGGGAGCAATAAAGATAACATTAGAAAAAAATGCAGTGAGTACAAGCGGAACCCCAAGGAATGATGAGTTTAATAAGGTTCAGACCGCAATGAATAAGATGGCTGCTTTATATAAGGAAGTAAATGATGCCGGAGGTATACAGGGTGTGGCGGATGCTAATTCGAGAATGCAGGCATTACAGGAAGAAATGCAAAAGGCTAATTTTGAATTTACAAAAGCAAATATGTCGAATAAGGCTGGTGAATTTTTGTTTTATTCTTCTGCTTCGATGTTTACAATGGAACAACTGAAAGAATTATTGCCTTTGGCAGACAGTACTTTCCGTAATACTCCGGAGATGAAAGCTCTGGAAAAAGAGTTGAACAGGGTAGTGCCTGAAGTAGGCCAACCGTTTGCTGATGTA
Protein-coding sequences here:
- a CDS encoding SDR family oxidoreductase; the encoded protein is MSLFNLKGRVAVITGASSGLGKRFACALAEQGANVAIIARRIERLEENAKELERLGVECLPIQCDATQEKEVISSINQAIRHFGKIDILVNNAGIALGGKAEDVSGEDFKKVMDVNVNGVFYFAREAGKNMIDNKYGRIINVSSMYGKVGNKFSACLSYHTSKGAVENFSRALAAEWAKYNITVNNLAPGFFDSEMTGGFIHNDHFVNFVKNSTCMERTGRTEELDSALLFLAADESSYITGQSIFVDGGWTAI
- a CDS encoding TlpA disulfide reductase family protein, whose amino-acid sequence is MKKITLILAILTVVLASCQDKNAYTIEGNFTENTFDGKMIYLQKIDSMRAESSSVIDSVVLKDGKFKFKGTTDGDPIMGFISVGKLESPEAESPVGTLILEPGAIKITLEKNAVSTSGTPRNDEFNKVQTAMNKMAALYKEVNDAGGIQGVADANSRMQALQEEMQKANFEFTKANMSNKAGEFLFYSSASMFTMEQLKELLPLADSTFRNTPEMKALEKELNRVVPEVGQPFADVQLVDMTGKAVALSEYAGKSKCVVIDFWASWCGPCIQEMPGLIKTYNAYKAKGLEIVGISVDEDRQAWLNAVKTHKMTWIQLADDTKSASELYGVNTIPHTVLLDGNGVIVAKDLRGAALEAKIAEILN